CTCCACCGCCTTGTTGAGCGGGAGCTCCACGCTGATGTCCGGGTCGCGCATGACCAGGTCCGTGGCGCAGGTCTCGTCCGTGGCGCGGGTGACCACCAGGCGCACCGGCTCGCCGCGCTTGAGCGTGACGGGGCTGGGCTCGAAGCCGTTCTGGGTCACGCGCAGCGCCACGGTGCGCACCTCGCCCGCGGGCGCAGGCTTCTCGCCCGCGGCCTCCCCGGACTTCGAGGCGGCCACGGGCTTCGGCGCGGGCGCAGGCTTGGACGCGGGCGCTGCGGCGCGCGCGCTCGCCGCGTGGAGCATCAGGGCGCTGGCGGTGAGGGCCAGCGCGGTCTTGATCAGGCGGGAGAAGGCGT
This genomic interval from Aggregicoccus sp. 17bor-14 contains the following:
- a CDS encoding cupredoxin domain-containing protein, producing the protein MHAFSRLIKTALALTASALMLHAASARAAAPASKPAPAPKPVAASKSGEAAGEKPAPAGEVRTVALRVTQNGFEPSPVTLKRGEPVRLVVTRATDETCATDLVMRDPDISVELPLNKAVEITLTPTKSGTLKYGCAMGQMVSGIFLVE